The Marinobacter sp. ANT_B65 genome has a segment encoding these proteins:
- a CDS encoding LysR family transcriptional regulator, giving the protein MKTQELQLLYIFDAIMTERSVTRAAERLSMTQPAVSNAISRMRHVWNDPLFVRKGRNIEPTSYARSLWDQVGGPMFALTNAVHATQFEPADSRRKFRIAATDVIVELIWRQLIELLEREAPGIDLHAVPYTPEGTHDALREAHVDLAVGVLNHHDHSLRSSWLFDGGYALAMRADHPLAGKQITMDEFLEARHLLVSMSGDAHGFVDSYLDQKGKSRRIAATVNHFSIVPEILRETNLIASVPEMISQDCGFVNGLWMGDLPFDVDPTSLYLVWHARHDRDPGVIWIRDHIERLLQERWHDVMTNSPCGRQSSTR; this is encoded by the coding sequence ATGAAAACTCAAGAGCTTCAACTGCTCTATATCTTTGATGCGATCATGACTGAACGCTCTGTCACCCGCGCAGCCGAAAGGCTCTCGATGACCCAACCGGCAGTCTCCAACGCAATTTCCAGGATGAGGCATGTCTGGAATGATCCTCTCTTCGTTCGCAAAGGGCGCAATATCGAGCCAACCTCTTACGCAAGAAGCCTCTGGGATCAGGTTGGCGGGCCAATGTTTGCCCTGACCAATGCGGTACACGCGACCCAGTTCGAGCCAGCCGATTCACGACGGAAATTCCGCATCGCCGCGACTGACGTGATCGTTGAACTGATCTGGCGCCAGTTGATTGAGTTGCTTGAACGTGAAGCACCGGGCATCGATCTGCATGCAGTGCCATATACCCCAGAGGGCACCCACGATGCTTTACGTGAAGCCCATGTGGACCTCGCTGTTGGTGTGCTGAATCACCACGATCATAGTCTTCGTAGCAGTTGGTTATTTGATGGGGGTTATGCTTTGGCCATGCGAGCGGATCACCCGCTTGCTGGTAAGCAGATAACCATGGACGAGTTTCTGGAAGCCCGGCATTTACTGGTAAGCATGTCCGGAGATGCGCATGGTTTCGTGGACAGTTATCTGGATCAGAAAGGCAAAAGTCGACGCATTGCTGCCACAGTCAATCATTTTTCCATCGTCCCCGAGATATTGAGAGAAACCAATCTGATTGCCTCGGTTCCGGAAATGATCAGTCAGGATTGTGGTTTTGTGAATGGCCTGTGGATGGGCGATCTGCCATTTGACGTTGACCCTACCAGCCTCTATCTGGTCTGGCATGCCCGCCATGACAGAGATCCCGGAGTGATCTGGATCCGGGATCACATTGAGCGACTCCTTCAGGAGCGCTGGCATGATGTCATGACAAATTCTCCCTGTGGCCGTCAGTCGAGCACCCGCTGA
- a CDS encoding efflux RND transporter periplasmic adaptor subunit, translating into MKIPLLALITATTLLLAGCDLAETAQASPPQGQAPSIEVLKARSFDVQPWKTYTSRIEAPEQVALRPRISGVVEAIHFVEGQAVKKDDLLITLDSRYLAARVDQLSAELASASAAVRQAENEYNRAKRLIQQQAISKEQAELRQSVAQQRRADVNSIKARLTQAELDLSYASIRAPIAGTISRAEITAGNTISANQSLLTNISSQQQRYAYFNMEERTWYRHYSKRENAISAPVVVQLIGEEGYPHRGVIDFVDNVIDESSGTLRIRAVLPDEEGQLLPGAFARVRLAVAKASAKVLVPDRAIATDLGNKFVLTVNEDNQATYTQVSLGERFGDYRVIESGLAEGVSVVINGTAKVGPGMTINPVEVDMDTHDLQLTLNAQLLNNTQTAAATR; encoded by the coding sequence ATGAAAATCCCATTACTGGCGCTGATAACTGCAACAACACTATTGCTTGCAGGTTGTGACCTCGCTGAGACCGCCCAGGCCAGCCCGCCCCAAGGTCAGGCACCGTCTATTGAGGTGCTGAAAGCCCGGTCTTTTGATGTGCAGCCCTGGAAAACCTATACCTCCCGTATTGAGGCCCCAGAACAGGTTGCGTTACGTCCGCGCATTTCGGGGGTTGTAGAGGCCATACACTTCGTTGAGGGTCAGGCGGTCAAAAAAGATGACCTGCTTATTACTCTGGATAGCCGTTATCTTGCCGCTCGTGTTGATCAGCTTAGCGCAGAATTGGCCAGTGCTAGCGCAGCCGTGCGCCAGGCTGAAAACGAATACAATCGGGCTAAGCGCCTGATTCAACAGCAAGCCATCTCCAAAGAGCAGGCAGAACTGCGCCAGTCAGTTGCTCAGCAGCGCCGGGCTGATGTGAACTCCATAAAGGCTCGTCTGACGCAGGCTGAACTTGATCTGAGTTACGCGTCTATCCGGGCACCGATCGCCGGTACTATTTCCCGTGCAGAGATCACTGCCGGTAATACTATATCTGCCAATCAAAGTCTGTTGACCAACATCTCGTCCCAGCAGCAGCGCTATGCCTATTTCAACATGGAAGAACGCACCTGGTACCGCCACTACAGTAAACGGGAAAACGCTATTAGCGCACCGGTGGTGGTTCAACTGATCGGTGAAGAGGGATACCCCCATCGTGGTGTTATCGATTTTGTCGACAACGTCATTGACGAAAGCTCCGGCACACTGCGAATTCGCGCGGTGCTACCCGATGAAGAAGGTCAGCTGTTACCTGGAGCTTTTGCCCGCGTCCGCCTAGCTGTGGCTAAAGCCAGTGCAAAGGTGCTGGTGCCTGATCGCGCTATCGCCACGGACCTTGGGAACAAGTTTGTGCTGACAGTGAATGAGGACAATCAGGCGACTTACACACAAGTGTCTCTGGGTGAGCGGTTTGGTGACTATCGTGTGATTGAAAGTGGTCTGGCGGAGGGTGTGAGTGTGGTCATTAATGGGACGGCCAAAGTCGGCCCGGGCATGACCATTAACCCAGTTGAGGTAGATATGGACACCCATGACCTGCAACTCACCCTGAACGCTCAGTTGTTGAATAACACGCAAACCGCTGCGGCGACCCGATAA
- a CDS encoding sigma-54-dependent transcriptional regulator — protein MDKALVLIIDDEQRLVRSLQLALGADGYGIATAYTGNDGIETALDCQPDMVLLDLRLPDLSGLEVLKQLQLQLPGCPVVMFSAHGDIKVAIEALKNGALDFITKPFDIHELKSLIARTLERCRLDREVHFFRERELGEVRLIGRSDAMRRLHEDLTRIARSGAKTLLLQGASGTGKTVVAREVHQLSKVASGPFVEVNCAALPEQLLEAELFGAEKGAYTGAHQRRSGLVELANGGTLFLDEIGEMPLALQAKLLSFLEDHTYRPIGSSRVHQAEVRIVAATNRELGQAAEEGSFRADLYYRLNVMPIRVPALEQRREDIPLLIEHFSLKMASSEGCSPVLFDPEIMAHLTDYEWPGNIRELKNLLERLTVLYPGEVVTHSMLPPEMQPTDHSTRLADNSDSSIGDRLAETERDIILRTLEQAGGRKGAAAEKLGISRHALKRRLQKLGIAE, from the coding sequence ATGGATAAGGCACTGGTTCTGATTATTGATGATGAGCAGCGCCTGGTGCGCTCGTTGCAACTGGCACTTGGAGCCGACGGCTACGGGATTGCAACTGCCTATACCGGTAATGACGGAATCGAAACAGCTTTGGATTGTCAGCCTGACATGGTGTTGCTGGACCTGCGGCTTCCGGACCTCAGCGGCCTGGAAGTGCTGAAACAGTTGCAGCTGCAATTGCCTGGCTGCCCTGTGGTGATGTTTTCCGCCCACGGGGACATCAAGGTTGCCATTGAAGCGTTGAAAAATGGTGCCCTGGATTTCATTACCAAACCTTTTGATATTCACGAGCTGAAATCGTTGATTGCCCGCACCCTCGAACGCTGCCGGCTGGACAGAGAAGTGCACTTTTTCCGCGAACGGGAGCTCGGGGAGGTGCGTCTGATCGGCCGGAGCGACGCGATGCGGCGGTTGCATGAAGACCTGACCCGCATCGCCCGTAGCGGAGCCAAAACCCTGCTGTTACAGGGCGCTTCAGGTACAGGTAAAACGGTAGTGGCGCGTGAGGTACACCAGCTGTCGAAGGTGGCCTCAGGTCCTTTTGTTGAAGTGAATTGTGCCGCCTTGCCGGAACAATTGCTGGAAGCAGAACTCTTCGGGGCGGAAAAAGGAGCCTATACCGGGGCTCATCAGCGTCGTTCAGGGCTGGTGGAGTTAGCCAACGGTGGCACCTTGTTTCTGGATGAGATCGGAGAGATGCCTCTTGCGCTGCAGGCTAAACTGCTGAGCTTTCTTGAAGACCACACATACAGGCCCATCGGATCCAGCCGGGTCCATCAGGCTGAGGTGCGGATTGTTGCGGCTACAAACCGGGAATTAGGGCAGGCTGCAGAAGAAGGCAGTTTCAGGGCGGACCTTTATTACCGCCTTAATGTGATGCCGATCCGGGTACCTGCACTGGAACAGCGCCGGGAGGATATTCCCCTTCTGATCGAACATTTCAGTCTCAAGATGGCCTCTAGTGAAGGCTGTTCCCCGGTGTTGTTTGATCCGGAAATAATGGCACACCTGACAGATTATGAATGGCCGGGCAATATTCGCGAACTGAAAAACCTGCTGGAACGTCTGACCGTGCTTTATCCCGGTGAAGTGGTAACTCATTCCATGCTGCCACCGGAAATGCAGCCGACTGATCATTCAACGCGCCTTGCCGATAATTCTGATAGCTCTATTGGAGATCGACTGGCGGAAACGGAACGAGACATTATTCTCAGAACCCTGGAGCAGGCAGGTGGGAGAAAGGGAGCCGCGGCAGAAAAGCTCGGCATATCCCGCCATGCGCTCAAACGGCGATTACAGAAACTGGGGATCGCAGAATGA
- a CDS encoding TolC family protein, producing the protein MLHIKGLAVVATLVVLAGCASLPDHSGKVDYTQQYLNGLTFSVDDAQTNNQLSRWWEALNDGQLNHLVDLAHTVNLDLQATDMRLQEALATLGVSESELLPQGGGIAEYSISERDGTRLESSVSGAQVRWELDLFGRIRSVIDAREAGVANAQARKRNVIKEVTVGVVQAYLRWESARQQVALIESDMRALEASLALINNRVDAGLSPRLDLARAETLYHQQRAMLPVAISDQYRTRTGLALLLGQDPERVILNAAPETLLKAQALPIGSNFAQAIQARSDISAALAELAQQAALSEAAVAELYPQVSVEGFGGVSNIESGGDGFAGVWSAVPRISWAVLSYPMLLKQVDVQSARTEAQYVAYRKTVVNAVGQARIAAEHFTQSARSESASEQALIASRTAFNTAKALYQEGAIGYIDYLDANREWIAAQRSHLEAQLDVADSRVSVLREFSGLWSHRLFSVVDVSAQ; encoded by the coding sequence ATGCTGCATATTAAGGGGCTGGCGGTGGTCGCAACTCTGGTGGTTCTGGCTGGGTGTGCCAGTCTTCCGGATCACAGCGGGAAGGTGGATTACACTCAACAATACCTGAACGGGCTGACATTCTCTGTTGATGATGCGCAGACGAACAACCAGCTAAGCCGGTGGTGGGAAGCCCTGAATGATGGGCAACTCAATCATCTTGTGGACCTGGCACACACGGTGAACCTGGACCTTCAGGCGACAGACATGCGCTTACAGGAAGCACTTGCGACCCTGGGCGTTAGTGAATCAGAGCTTTTGCCTCAAGGTGGCGGCATTGCTGAGTACAGTATTTCAGAGCGCGATGGCACTAGACTGGAGTCTTCGGTTTCAGGCGCGCAGGTCAGGTGGGAGCTGGATCTTTTTGGCCGGATACGGTCGGTAATTGATGCAAGAGAGGCTGGTGTTGCCAATGCTCAAGCCCGGAAACGTAACGTTATTAAAGAAGTTACGGTGGGCGTTGTTCAGGCTTACCTGCGTTGGGAATCTGCCCGTCAGCAGGTTGCATTGATTGAATCTGATATGCGGGCACTCGAAGCCAGTCTCGCACTGATAAACAACCGGGTAGACGCAGGGTTGTCTCCCCGGCTTGATCTGGCTCGAGCAGAAACTCTGTATCATCAACAGCGCGCGATGTTACCGGTGGCCATATCTGATCAATATCGCACACGCACCGGATTGGCCCTTCTGCTGGGGCAGGACCCGGAAAGGGTGATTCTGAACGCTGCCCCGGAAACGCTGCTTAAAGCGCAGGCATTACCCATAGGCTCGAATTTCGCCCAGGCGATTCAGGCACGCTCTGACATTTCTGCCGCGCTGGCGGAGTTGGCGCAACAGGCTGCTCTGTCCGAGGCCGCAGTTGCTGAGCTATATCCTCAGGTTTCAGTGGAAGGCTTTGGCGGGGTGAGTAACATCGAATCCGGGGGTGATGGTTTTGCGGGTGTCTGGAGCGCTGTGCCACGTATTTCATGGGCGGTGCTCAGCTATCCAATGCTTTTGAAACAGGTTGACGTTCAGTCTGCCCGTACTGAGGCTCAATATGTGGCCTATCGGAAAACGGTGGTGAATGCGGTTGGGCAGGCGAGGATAGCAGCCGAGCACTTCACCCAAAGTGCCCGTTCCGAAAGTGCCAGTGAGCAGGCGTTGATTGCGTCCAGAACGGCATTCAATACGGCCAAAGCCCTGTATCAGGAAGGGGCGATTGGCTACATTGATTACCTCGATGCAAATAGAGAGTGGATCGCTGCGCAGCGATCACATCTGGAAGCGCAACTCGACGTGGCGGATTCGCGTGTGAGCGTGCTTCGCGAATTCAGTGGGTTGTGGAGCCATCGGCTTTTCAGTGTGGTGGATGTTTCCGCCCAGTGA
- a CDS encoding sensor histidine kinase, protein MLALLVTVLPLLVVTWLYDRFTGELLEDLGEQKVQHSMNATRAALSGFLKARQFELETIIDLPNIERFVSWDPLSSELESTHALISFETDSFDIYGVLFFDDQWQLKTALPGVASSGSPYWGEMELSLQGLPRRKFADFWLIGPQAPRRGHSGWFLLAAPLPLSSGDTSSPGFVALHVRLASLTELLRNQTRIDGFMPLLSTSEGQRFTVNGQPALDQASSWLSQEFAPGWSVEVLKQNPAVSLSQEFRRPVFLLGVGVSVVLVSGFLMTLIVRIKRRFVPLIEGAEAVSRGDWNIHIPPEGNDEITLLAKAFNRMGGRLQALIDSRLDVEKKAVLGEFSASIAHEVRNPLATIKVCVQSFPVDDDPRNAELITLVLEEIDRVNGVVENLLSFARPFDPERVWGSAGDLLRRLAALIAPLAVRENIHLSLSGDQGAQLCVDENQIQQVLMNLALNSIQAMPEGGELNLDVQTVKENTVIIVGDTGTGMAPEALERATEPFYTTRSQGTGLGLSISKRLVQLNGGNLQISSEPGAGTRVSLIFNASRDIHG, encoded by the coding sequence GTGCTTGCATTGCTGGTTACTGTGCTGCCTTTGTTGGTGGTTACCTGGCTTTATGACCGTTTTACCGGTGAATTGCTTGAGGACCTGGGGGAGCAGAAAGTTCAGCACTCCATGAATGCTACCCGTGCGGCGTTGTCAGGCTTTCTGAAAGCCCGGCAGTTTGAGCTCGAAACGATTATAGATTTGCCGAACATCGAACGGTTCGTGTCGTGGGATCCATTGTCATCCGAGTTAGAGTCGACTCATGCGCTGATCAGCTTCGAGACTGACAGCTTCGATATCTATGGTGTGCTTTTCTTCGATGATCAATGGCAACTGAAAACGGCACTGCCAGGTGTTGCATCATCCGGATCTCCTTATTGGGGGGAAATGGAGTTGTCGCTGCAAGGATTGCCCAGGAGAAAATTCGCTGATTTCTGGTTAATAGGGCCGCAAGCGCCTCGCCGGGGGCATTCAGGCTGGTTTTTGCTGGCAGCACCATTGCCACTGAGTTCCGGGGACACGTCTTCTCCCGGATTTGTTGCGTTGCATGTTCGTTTGGCCAGCCTGACTGAGTTACTTAGAAACCAGACCCGGATCGACGGCTTCATGCCATTATTAAGTACCTCTGAAGGGCAACGTTTTACCGTAAATGGTCAACCTGCTCTGGACCAGGCGTCCAGTTGGCTCAGTCAGGAATTTGCGCCGGGCTGGTCGGTAGAAGTACTCAAGCAGAATCCCGCTGTCAGCCTCAGTCAGGAGTTCAGGCGCCCTGTTTTCCTTCTGGGAGTAGGTGTATCTGTTGTGCTGGTCAGCGGCTTCCTCATGACGCTTATTGTGCGGATTAAAAGACGTTTTGTGCCCTTGATAGAAGGTGCGGAAGCTGTCTCCAGAGGGGATTGGAATATCCATATCCCCCCGGAAGGAAACGATGAAATTACACTTCTGGCCAAAGCATTCAATCGCATGGGTGGCAGGCTCCAGGCATTGATCGATTCCCGTCTCGACGTTGAAAAGAAAGCGGTTCTTGGTGAATTCTCGGCCAGTATTGCCCATGAGGTTCGTAATCCTCTGGCGACCATCAAGGTTTGTGTCCAGAGTTTTCCCGTGGATGACGATCCGCGGAATGCCGAACTGATCACGCTTGTTCTGGAGGAAATTGATCGCGTCAATGGGGTGGTTGAGAACCTGCTCAGCTTTGCCCGGCCTTTTGATCCCGAGCGTGTATGGGGAAGTGCCGGCGATCTGCTTCGGCGTCTGGCAGCCTTGATTGCCCCCCTGGCTGTCAGAGAAAACATTCATTTAAGTCTCTCCGGCGATCAGGGTGCTCAGTTGTGTGTGGATGAAAATCAGATACAACAGGTGCTGATGAACCTTGCGCTCAACAGCATTCAGGCGATGCCGGAAGGTGGTGAGTTGAATCTGGACGTTCAGACGGTTAAAGAAAATACGGTGATCATCGTTGGTGACACGGGTACTGGTATGGCCCCTGAAGCGCTGGAAAGGGCCACGGAGCCTTTTTACACGACCAGGAGCCAGGGCACTGGCTTGGGTTTGTCTATTTCCAAACGCCTGGTACAGCTTAATGGCGGAAATCTGCAGATTAGCAGTGAGCCGGGAGCCGGGACCCGGGTTTCGCTGATATTCAATGCTTCAAGGGATATTCATGGATAA
- a CDS encoding efflux RND transporter permease subunit, producing MKFAHFFIDRPIFAAMLSLIILIGGGISLFQLPISEYPEVVPPTVVVTANYPGANPKVIAETVASQLEDEINGTENMLYMSSQATSDGRMTLTATFALGTDLDKAQVQVQNRVNSALPRLPEEVQRLGVVTEKSSPNLSMVVHLFSPDDSRDITYLSNYAELNVKDHIARLGGVGDVRLFGGGEYAVRVWLRPDDLASLSLNASEVVAAIRAQNRQVAAGSLGAQPSPNENQFQVLLNVRGRLSTLEEFRDIVIKVSDEGAVTRLGDVARIELGQNTYALRAMLDGQPAVAMPIFQRPGSNAIELSDDVRATMERLSGNFPEGVSYEVAYDPTVFVRGSIDAVIMTLLEAVALVVLVVILFLQTWRASIIPLVAVPVSLIGTFGVMQWLGVSINTLSLFGMVLAIGIVVDDAIVVVENVERNIHKGLSPREATKVAMTEVTGPIIAIALVLCAVFIPTAFITGLSGQFYKQFALTITISTVISAFNSLTLSPALSALLLKGEHEKPDRLTRGLNFVFGRFLFKPFNRLFDASGAGYEKLVKKLIRYSAIVGVVYIGLTAFSGHLFNQVPGGFIPAQDKQYLVAVAQLPDAASLDRTTSVVREMESIALATAGVANTVAFPGLSVNGFTNSPNSAVIFVPLDDFSKRGEPNLSAGAIAGKLNEQFSRIDEGFVAVFPPPPILGLGTTGGFKLQIEDRDNKGFEALFTTLQSVVANAQKHPELVGLYSSFRVQVPQLDLEIDREQALLQGIPLESVFSTLQTYLGSVYVNDVNMFGSTYQVMAQAEAENRLDPEDILSLKVRNAKGQMVPLAAVMNAVSTTGPDRVMRYNGYPSAELNGSPAPGFSSEQARLAIEQVLADTLPEGMDYEWTEVTYQQVLAGNTMVYIFPLVILLVFIVLAAQYESLKLPFAIILIVPMTLLSALLGVSLTGGDNNIFTQIGLIVLVALASKNAILMVEFARDQNLQGKSHLEAIVEACRLRLRPILMTSIAFTAGVVPLMLATGAGAEMRHAMGIAVFSGMIGVTAFGLLFTPVFYSVMTRAKKEGALQATDREETA from the coding sequence ATGAAATTTGCCCACTTCTTTATCGACCGCCCAATCTTCGCAGCGATGCTTTCCCTGATCATTCTGATTGGAGGCGGCATCTCGCTTTTTCAGCTTCCCATCAGTGAATACCCGGAGGTGGTTCCGCCAACGGTGGTAGTGACCGCCAATTACCCCGGCGCCAATCCCAAGGTGATTGCGGAAACTGTCGCCTCTCAGCTGGAGGATGAAATCAACGGCACGGAAAACATGCTTTATATGTCATCCCAGGCCACATCCGATGGCCGGATGACGCTCACAGCAACCTTTGCCCTGGGAACCGACCTGGACAAGGCGCAGGTACAGGTACAGAACCGGGTAAACAGTGCGTTACCCCGGTTGCCTGAGGAAGTGCAACGCCTGGGTGTGGTGACCGAGAAATCGTCACCGAACCTGTCTATGGTCGTTCACCTGTTCTCGCCAGATGACTCCCGCGATATCACTTATCTGTCGAACTATGCAGAACTGAATGTAAAAGATCATATCGCCCGCTTGGGTGGCGTTGGTGACGTTCGGCTGTTTGGTGGCGGAGAATATGCTGTGCGAGTCTGGCTTCGCCCAGACGACCTTGCCTCTCTCAGCCTGAACGCTTCTGAGGTTGTTGCTGCTATTCGCGCACAGAACCGGCAAGTGGCGGCTGGTTCTCTGGGTGCCCAGCCTTCACCGAACGAAAACCAGTTTCAGGTTTTGTTGAATGTGCGCGGACGTTTGTCGACTCTTGAGGAGTTCCGCGACATTGTTATCAAAGTGAGCGACGAGGGCGCCGTTACCCGCCTGGGAGACGTGGCACGGATTGAACTGGGACAAAACACCTACGCATTGCGGGCTATGCTCGACGGGCAGCCTGCGGTAGCCATGCCAATTTTCCAGCGCCCTGGGTCCAATGCCATTGAGCTGTCCGATGATGTGCGGGCGACCATGGAAAGGCTGTCCGGGAATTTTCCGGAAGGTGTTTCCTATGAGGTAGCTTACGACCCGACGGTGTTTGTTCGCGGCTCGATTGATGCAGTCATTATGACCTTGCTTGAAGCGGTGGCGCTGGTTGTACTCGTGGTCATTCTGTTTCTGCAGACCTGGAGAGCGTCAATCATTCCTTTGGTTGCTGTTCCTGTATCCCTTATCGGCACTTTTGGCGTAATGCAGTGGCTCGGTGTTTCCATCAATACGCTGTCGTTATTCGGGATGGTTCTGGCCATCGGCATTGTGGTAGATGATGCAATTGTCGTGGTGGAAAATGTTGAGCGGAATATTCATAAGGGCTTATCACCAAGGGAAGCCACCAAAGTGGCGATGACCGAGGTCACCGGTCCGATCATTGCCATTGCTTTGGTGCTCTGTGCCGTGTTCATCCCGACGGCATTCATTACCGGTCTTTCCGGCCAGTTCTACAAGCAGTTTGCTCTCACTATCACCATCTCTACCGTGATCTCAGCATTTAATTCACTCACCTTGTCGCCAGCGCTCTCAGCGCTGCTTCTGAAAGGTGAACATGAAAAGCCGGATCGCCTGACCCGTGGCCTGAACTTCGTCTTTGGTCGCTTTCTGTTCAAGCCGTTTAACCGCCTGTTTGATGCCAGCGGCGCGGGCTACGAGAAGCTGGTAAAAAAGCTGATTCGTTACAGCGCGATTGTTGGTGTTGTGTATATCGGCCTGACAGCGTTTTCTGGCCACCTGTTTAACCAGGTGCCCGGCGGATTTATCCCCGCGCAGGATAAACAATATCTGGTGGCTGTTGCGCAACTCCCTGATGCTGCCAGCCTTGACCGGACTACCAGCGTGGTCCGTGAGATGGAGTCCATTGCGTTGGCAACTGCGGGCGTTGCCAACACCGTTGCATTTCCGGGACTTTCGGTTAATGGCTTCACAAATAGCCCAAACAGCGCGGTCATCTTTGTACCTTTGGATGACTTCTCGAAGCGCGGAGAACCAAATCTGTCAGCAGGCGCCATTGCCGGCAAACTGAATGAACAGTTTTCGCGGATTGATGAAGGCTTTGTTGCGGTATTCCCACCACCACCGATTCTGGGCCTTGGCACCACCGGTGGCTTCAAGCTGCAGATTGAGGATCGCGACAATAAGGGCTTTGAGGCGCTGTTTACTACACTGCAGAGCGTTGTAGCCAATGCTCAAAAACATCCCGAGTTGGTTGGTCTGTATTCAAGCTTTCGGGTTCAGGTTCCCCAGCTGGATCTTGAAATTGATCGCGAACAAGCGCTTCTGCAGGGCATTCCACTGGAATCCGTGTTTAGCACTTTGCAGACTTATCTGGGCTCTGTGTATGTGAATGACGTGAATATGTTTGGCAGCACGTATCAGGTAATGGCCCAGGCTGAAGCGGAAAACCGGCTGGACCCTGAGGATATCCTGAGCCTGAAAGTCCGTAATGCCAAGGGCCAGATGGTGCCCCTGGCGGCCGTAATGAACGCAGTGTCCACCACCGGACCGGACCGGGTGATGCGCTACAACGGCTACCCGAGTGCCGAATTGAACGGTAGCCCGGCTCCGGGATTCAGCTCTGAACAGGCCCGCCTGGCCATAGAGCAGGTATTGGCGGACACGCTGCCGGAAGGCATGGACTATGAGTGGACAGAGGTAACCTACCAGCAGGTTCTGGCGGGTAACACGATGGTGTATATCTTCCCGTTGGTGATATTGCTGGTGTTTATCGTTCTGGCTGCTCAGTACGAGAGCCTTAAGCTGCCATTTGCCATCATTCTGATTGTTCCCATGACATTGTTGTCCGCTCTGCTGGGCGTATCCCTTACTGGTGGCGACAACAATATCTTCACCCAGATCGGGTTGATCGTTCTGGTAGCCCTTGCCAGTAAAAATGCCATTCTGATGGTTGAATTCGCCCGCGATCAAAACCTGCAGGGCAAATCACACCTTGAAGCCATTGTTGAAGCTTGCCGTTTACGTCTCAGGCCTATTCTGATGACCTCCATCGCGTTTACGGCCGGGGTTGTGCCATTGATGCTTGCCACCGGAGCTGGCGCTGAAATGCGTCACGCGATGGGCATTGCAGTGTTTTCAGGGATGATTGGTGTTACCGCCTTTGGCCTGCTGTTTACTCCCGTGTTCTATTCCGTAATGACTCGGGCGAAGAAAGAAGGCGCACTCCAGGCCACAGATAGAGAGGAGACAGCATAA
- the trxA gene encoding thioredoxin, protein MTDMVHVTDANFEDAVIGNQQTVLVDFWAPWCGPCKAVAPLLEEIADEFGDQLVVAKVNVDDSPQVAATMKIRSIPTLVLFRNGDVIAQQTGAGSLSELRTFVKGHL, encoded by the coding sequence ATGACAGACATGGTTCATGTGACTGATGCAAATTTTGAAGATGCAGTAATTGGCAATCAACAGACTGTCCTGGTGGATTTCTGGGCGCCGTGGTGCGGCCCATGCAAAGCAGTGGCGCCGCTTCTTGAAGAAATCGCTGACGAGTTCGGTGACCAGTTGGTCGTAGCCAAGGTAAATGTTGATGACAGTCCGCAAGTTGCAGCGACTATGAAAATCCGGAGCATACCCACGCTGGTTCTTTTCCGGAATGGCGATGTGATTGCACAGCAGACTGGTGCCGGCAGCCTGAGCGAGCTTCGAACCTTTGTTAAAGGGCACTTATAG